From Candidatus Tanganyikabacteria bacterium:
GGGCCTCGGTCACCTGCGCCTCCCGCTCGTCGGGCCGTAGGGCCTGGCGGGCGACCGCCTGGAACTGCCGGTAGCCGCCGGCCCGGTAGGCCGCCCCCTGGGCTCCCTCGAGCCGGACGAGCGCGAGGTGTGCCGTAGCCAGGGCCCAGGTGCCGGTCACCGCGCCCACCTGGTCGGCCGCGCCATCCGGATCGGCGCGCAGCCTCGCAAGCAAGGCGTCAAGTGGCGCGCCCGCGAGGTGCTGTTCGGCGTCGCTTCCGCGGCCGGCCGGCAGGCCCGCGGCGATCCGGAGCCGCATCTGCTCTCCCAGCTCCCGCAACTTCTGCTCCGAACCGGCAGGATCCCGGCGGTAGCCGCGGGCGGCCTCGCGAACCGCGTTTGCCATCCTGGCGGTCTGGCTCCATTGGGCCGCCCAGAGCCGATCCGTGTCGGCCAGAGTTCCTTGGAGAGCCCGCCTGGCCGGGCCGTCGCCAATGGCGGCCAGGAGATCGTTCGTCTCGGCGCGGTAACGAGCCTGCAACTCGCTCGCCAGGCTATCTTCCTGCTGAGCGGACCCCGCCGCCCCGAGCCGGGCAAGCTGCTCGGCCCGCTCGCCTTCCAGGCGCCGGGCGGCGATCTGCTCCCAGATGTCGCGCGACTCCGCCCGGGCCGTGTCCTTGCCGAAAAGGTCCCGCCCGACCTGCTGCGCGAAGCTGCCGTCGGCCACGTCCAGATCCAGCTCCTTGTTCCACAGCAGGCGTCCGGCGCCCGTCCACGCCAGGCCCCGCATGGCGCGCTGTTCGAGGTTGGCCGAGCCGACAAGCGTCCGCTCGCCGTCGGCTACCAGCACCTTGGAGTGTACGTAGTAGCGCCACTCGCCCCGCGTCTGGTAGTAACGCAGGTCCACCGCCGCGGCGCCGGGCTCGCTCGAGGCCTGCAGCAATCGCAGCATGGCCAGGTCGGTCGCCCGGCCGAACTCGTCGCTGCGATCCTCGGGCACGACGATCGTCACGGCCACGCCCCGCCGGACGGCTTGCTCCAGGGCGGCCACGACGCGATCGTCGGTGATGTACTGCTGCTCCAGTTCGAGGGTACGCCTGGCGTTGCCGATCGCCTCGAGGTACGCCGTCTCGATGTCCTGGCGGCGATCGTCGGTCAGGAGCACCCGGGACTGGGCCGGGGCGGAGGCCACCAGGTTGCCGAAACGGGCGCCACCCTCGGCAGCGCTGGTCGCGGCGGGCTTGACGAAGATGGCGCGATCCGCGGCCGAGACCGCTCCGCCATCTTCTTCCCAGGTCGCGAGGAACGCCTCGGCCATGTCCCGGACGGCCGGCCCGATCACCGGGACCATGACGTCCTGGACTGTCGAGAGGTGGCCCTGGCCGATGTTGATGCCGCCCGTGACGCCCAGCAGGCCGTCCACGACCACGACCTTGCGGTGATCCGCCCGCGCCAGGCCGCCCGGGTGCTCCTGGACGCGCAAGTTGGCGCGCACCCGGGTCAGGAACTCCTCGCGCCGGCCAGGCGGGATGGCGGCGTACCGGCCCTTTCCCGCCCGGACGTCCTCGACCCAGCGCCTGGCCCACGGCTCGGTCCCGCTGCCTTCGAGGGTCGCCAGGACGGCTCCCGGGAAGTTGCCACCGATGGTCGGATCGACCAGCAGACGGACGGCCAGGCCCTTGCCGTCGTACCCGCCCGGGCCGAGCCCGCCAGCCCGCTGCAGCAACGCTTCCAGCAGCTGGGTAGGCCGCTCCTCGGCCGAGAAACCAAGGCTCTCGATCATGATGCCCTCGCGGGCGGCAGCCACCAGCCGCAGCAGCTCGGTGAAGTAGCGGTCGCCGCCGAGCAGGAGGCCGAGGCGATTGGCCTGGTAGCCGACGGCAAGCGGGGGCGGTTGCGCCTGGGACACATCCAGGGCGATGCCCTCCGGTCCCCGGCGCAACGAGACGCGGTCGATGCGCTGCTGGCCGTTGTAAGGATCGCGGTAGTCCACCGGACCGGCGATCACGCCGAGCGCCTCGCCTCCGCCGGCCAGCCGCGACTCGAATGGAGCGTCGACGCGCAAGCCTTGCGGCGTCTCGATCCTGGCGCGGCCCGTGACGGTTGCGTCCCAGTTGCCTGCCTCGGTGTAGTTCCCGTCGATGCGCAGATCCGCGATGCGCGCACTGCCGGACTTGAGGAGGGGGTGGAGGATCTCCCCGCGCGGCCCCATCAGGCCATCGAGCTGAGTCTGGGTGATGCCAAGCGTCGCGCTGCCGGTGACGTTGGTAGTCACCGACCGGTCGGCCCGCATCACGAATTGCACCTGGAGCGCGGCGCGATCCGGTTGCCCCCCCGGCCTGCCGGTCCCGGTCCGCCTCAGCTCGCCCTTGACCGCACCGGCGAGCGACACGAGGATGCGCCCGTCCGGATCGATCTTGAAGGGGCCGCTGCGGCCGGGTTCGGGCGTGTAGTCCGTGAGCGTCAGACGGGTCTGCTCGGAGCCGAGCGGCACGGGAAGGTCCTGGATACCAGCGACCACCAGGCGCTCACCCTCGCGCAAGACGTGGATCGGGGCGCCGCTGCCTTGCAGCGCTTGCGCCAGCCGATCGGCCACCGTCGGCAGGCCAACGAGCCGCAGCAGCCAGCCCAGCCATGAGGACCCGTCGATCACCAGCCTGCCGGCGGCGTCCGCGGTCATGCTGATCGAAAAGGATGGCCCCCGGAATCCCGCGATCTTGACGTGGCCTTCGATCAGGTAGGCCACCTTCTTTGCGTCGAACGCGATGCGCGTGATGGTCTTGTCGTCGTCGCTCCTGACGGCCGCCCGGAGCCGGGACAGCAAGAACTCTCGATCGATCGCCACATCGGCCCTGACCTGGCCCTGCAGGTCATCCCGGCTCGGGCTTACGACACCATCGACGTCGGCCAGATCGACGAAGAGGTCGCCCGACGCGACCACCGGCGATATGCCGACGGCGTCCCCGGCGGGCCGGGCCGGGGCGTCGGGGGAAGCTGCCCGCGGCGCGCCCCGGGTAGGAGCGGCCGGGACGCCGTTGCTCGCATTGGCGGTGCGCACCGCGGCTGGTTGCGACGAGACCCTCACGCCTGTCCTCCTCCTCGATCCAGGGAC
This genomic window contains:
- a CDS encoding phosphatidylserine/phosphatidylglycerophosphate/cardiolipin synthase family protein, producing the protein MRVSSQPAAVRTANASNGVPAAPTRGAPRAASPDAPARPAGDAVGISPVVASGDLFVDLADVDGVVSPSRDDLQGQVRADVAIDREFLLSRLRAAVRSDDDKTITRIAFDAKKVAYLIEGHVKIAGFRGPSFSISMTADAAGRLVIDGSSWLGWLLRLVGLPTVADRLAQALQGSGAPIHVLREGERLVVAGIQDLPVPLGSEQTRLTLTDYTPEPGRSGPFKIDPDGRILVSLAGAVKGELRRTGTGRPGGQPDRAALQVQFVMRADRSVTTNVTGSATLGITQTQLDGLMGPRGEILHPLLKSGSARIADLRIDGNYTEAGNWDATVTGRARIETPQGLRVDAPFESRLAGGGEALGVIAGPVDYRDPYNGQQRIDRVSLRRGPEGIALDVSQAQPPPLAVGYQANRLGLLLGGDRYFTELLRLVAAAREGIMIESLGFSAEERPTQLLEALLQRAGGLGPGGYDGKGLAVRLLVDPTIGGNFPGAVLATLEGSGTEPWARRWVEDVRAGKGRYAAIPPGRREEFLTRVRANLRVQEHPGGLARADHRKVVVVDGLLGVTGGINIGQGHLSTVQDVMVPVIGPAVRDMAEAFLATWEEDGGAVSAADRAIFVKPAATSAAEGGARFGNLVASAPAQSRVLLTDDRRQDIETAYLEAIGNARRTLELEQQYITDDRVVAALEQAVRRGVAVTIVVPEDRSDEFGRATDLAMLRLLQASSEPGAAAVDLRYYQTRGEWRYYVHSKVLVADGERTLVGSANLEQRAMRGLAWTGAGRLLWNKELDLDVADGSFAQQVGRDLFGKDTARAESRDIWEQIAARRLEGERAEQLARLGAAGSAQQEDSLASELQARYRAETNDLLAAIGDGPARRALQGTLADTDRLWAAQWSQTARMANAVREAARGYRRDPAGSEQKLRELGEQMRLRIAAGLPAGRGSDAEQHLAGAPLDALLARLRADPDGAADQVGAVTGTWALATAHLALVRLEGAQGAAYRAGGYRQFQAVARQALRPDEREAQVTEALAKLL